A stretch of the Candidatus Rokuibacteriota bacterium genome encodes the following:
- a CDS encoding transketolase C-terminal domain-containing protein: MAVKRGGYGAEIAAMVSEKGLDLLDAPIGRLGARNVPMPYNDKLELATIPSRDDILAAIRSVL; this comes from the coding sequence ATAGCCGTCAAGCGCGGCGGTTACGGCGCCGAGATCGCGGCCATGGTCAGCGAGAAGGGGCTGGACCTCCTGGACGCACCCATCGGGCGGCTCGGGGCGCGAAACGTGCCGATGCCCTACAACGACAAGCTCGAGCTGGCCACCATCCCCTCGCGCGACGACATTCTCGCGGCGATCCGCTCGGTGCTCTAG
- a CDS encoding rhodanese-like domain-containing protein, which translates to MLEPNQKTLEVSTEELRKIRADRQSLVLDAQPFMEYAVSHVPGALNVSAKPGGLTQIEIEGVKYIHASDRTAVFLDARDPQEFSAGSLSGARNLPASGVKPGKDVGEVRKAEDDGRLPVEDHTRIVVFGRDSAQARLVAEAVVNEAFHNVTFFDGPFATIKAATR; encoded by the coding sequence TTGCTGGAACCGAATCAGAAGACGCTGGAGGTTTCCACCGAGGAACTCCGGAAGATCCGCGCCGACCGGCAGAGCCTCGTGCTCGACGCGCAGCCGTTCATGGAGTACGCCGTGAGCCACGTCCCCGGCGCGCTCAACGTGTCGGCGAAGCCCGGCGGCCTCACCCAGATCGAGATCGAGGGCGTCAAGTACATCCACGCGAGCGACCGGACCGCGGTGTTCCTCGACGCGCGGGATCCGCAGGAGTTTTCGGCCGGCAGTCTCAGCGGCGCGCGCAACTTGCCAGCGAGCGGCGTGAAGCCCGGCAAGGACGTCGGCGAGGTGAGGAAGGCCGAAGACGACGGCCGCCTGCCGGTGGAGGACCACACCCGCATCGTCGTGTTCGGCCGGGACAGCGCTCAGGCCCGCCTGGTGGCCGAGGCGGTCGTCAACGAAGCGTTCCACAACGTGACGTTTTTCGACGGCCCGTTCGCGACGATCAAGGCCGCCACGCGGTAG
- a CDS encoding ABC transporter substrate-binding protein, with translation MGSAAEAQRAGPVRIGALTESWGPTTLIVGLRDGLREIGYREDRDFTIGVRFTQGDPAELPAAARDLVRLGVDLIVAADTSNAAKAAQMATDRIPIIFVGGSDPVESGLVKSFARPGGNITGIADIDLELAPKRMELFRDIVPGLKRVLFVYDAANPLAATLLRVHRDAARRLDLTLMERPVRTQEEAQAAIAGARKGAVDGIISPRLHSLNIPGFILEVAAKGRVPTMFHSPFYVERGALASYGADRHEMGRQAARLVDKILKGAKPADLPVEQANKFELVLNLKTARALGLTIPRSVLLRADRVIDDRAR, from the coding sequence ATGGGCAGCGCGGCCGAAGCGCAGCGGGCCGGGCCGGTCCGGATCGGAGCGCTGACGGAATCGTGGGGACCGACAACCCTGATCGTCGGGCTGCGGGACGGCCTTCGGGAAATCGGGTACCGCGAGGACAGGGACTTCACGATCGGGGTACGCTTTACGCAGGGCGACCCGGCCGAACTGCCGGCGGCCGCCCGTGACCTGGTCAGGCTCGGAGTGGACCTGATCGTGGCGGCTGACACGAGCAATGCGGCCAAGGCCGCTCAGATGGCGACCGACCGGATCCCGATCATCTTCGTCGGCGGAAGCGACCCGGTGGAATCGGGGCTCGTGAAGAGCTTCGCGCGTCCCGGGGGCAACATCACGGGCATCGCGGATATCGACCTTGAGCTGGCGCCGAAGCGGATGGAGCTGTTTCGCGACATTGTTCCGGGCCTGAAGCGGGTGCTGTTCGTCTACGACGCGGCGAATCCGCTCGCCGCCACCCTCCTCCGCGTGCACCGGGACGCCGCGCGCCGCCTCGACCTCACGCTGATGGAGCGTCCGGTGCGGACGCAGGAGGAGGCGCAGGCCGCCATCGCCGGGGCCCGGAAGGGTGCAGTGGACGGAATCATCTCCCCCCGGCTCCATTCGCTGAACATTCCCGGGTTCATCCTGGAGGTCGCGGCCAAGGGGAGGGTCCCGACGATGTTCCACAGTCCGTTCTATGTGGAGCGGGGAGCGCTGGCCAGCTATGGCGCCGACCGACACGAGATGGGCCGTCAGGCGGCGAGGCTGGTCGACAAGATCCTCAAGGGCGCCAAGCCGGCGGATTTGCCCGTCGAACAGGCGAACAAGTTCGAGCTGGTCCTGAATCTCAAGACCGCCCGGGCCCTCGGGCTCACGATCCCCCGGTCGGTGCTACTGCGGGCGGACCGGGTTATCGATGACAGGGCTCGTTAG